One stretch of Amycolatopsis sp. NBC_00345 DNA includes these proteins:
- a CDS encoding TIGR03619 family F420-dependent LLM class oxidoreductase, which yields MQIGFGAPASGAWATADNLARFAEQAEELGYASLWTFQRLLVGADQELAPVYQSVLDPLVALSFAAARTSRIRLGVAVLNLPFVSPAYLAKQAATLDILSGGRLDLGLGVGWSSAEFTATGASTARRAARTEEYLRVLHTLWADEVSEFAGEFYTVPPSRMMPKPVQRPGPPVLLGGIVPAAVARAGRIADGWLSSSGTDLTRIGAQIETVREAAAEAGKDPAGLRFVCRGVVRAGEPDGLTPDGTRQRLTGSYEQIRQDAAWLGEQGVTELFYDLNWDPLIGNPTADPAAAAERAEEILRELAPGTH from the coding sequence ATGCAGATCGGATTCGGCGCCCCGGCTTCCGGCGCGTGGGCCACCGCGGACAATCTGGCCCGCTTCGCCGAGCAGGCGGAGGAACTGGGCTACGCGTCGTTGTGGACGTTTCAGCGTCTGCTCGTCGGCGCTGACCAGGAACTCGCGCCGGTGTATCAGAGCGTGCTCGACCCGCTGGTCGCGTTGAGCTTCGCCGCGGCGCGCACCTCGCGGATCCGGCTCGGCGTCGCGGTGCTGAATCTGCCGTTCGTGTCGCCGGCCTACCTCGCCAAACAGGCCGCGACCCTGGACATCCTCTCCGGCGGACGGCTGGACCTCGGCCTCGGCGTCGGCTGGTCGAGCGCCGAGTTCACCGCGACCGGCGCCTCGACCGCCCGGCGCGCCGCGCGCACCGAGGAGTACTTGCGGGTGCTGCACACCCTCTGGGCGGACGAGGTCAGCGAGTTCGCGGGTGAGTTCTACACCGTGCCGCCGAGCCGGATGATGCCCAAACCGGTGCAGCGGCCCGGTCCGCCCGTGCTCCTCGGCGGAATCGTGCCGGCGGCGGTGGCCAGGGCCGGCCGGATCGCCGACGGCTGGCTCAGCAGCAGCGGGACGGACCTCACCCGGATCGGCGCGCAGATCGAGACCGTCCGCGAAGCCGCCGCCGAAGCCGGCAAGGACCCGGCCGGGCTGCGGTTCGTCTGCCGGGGCGTGGTCCGGGCCGGCGAACCGGACGGCCTCACCCCGGACGGCACCCGCCAGCGCCTCACCGGCAGCTACGAGCAGATCCGCCAGGACGCGGCCTGGCTCGGCGAGCAGGGCGTCACCGAACTGTTCTACGACCTGAACTGGGACCCGCTGATCGGCAACCCCACGGCCGACCCGGCCGCGGCCGCCGAGCGAGCCGAGGAGATCCTGCGCGAACTCGCCCCCGGCACCCACTGA
- a CDS encoding flavin-containing monooxygenase: protein MSSASAPPAVEHLDVLIVGAGISGIGAAYYLQRDHPHRSFALLEARGATGGTWDLFRYPGIRSDSDLYTFGYEFKPWRDEDSIADAHKILAYLRETTAEHDLDRRIRLHHKVVGAAWSSEQARWTVDIERTDTGERTTLTCDWLFSAGGYYRYDEGFTPRFEGRERFAGTIVHPQQWPEDLDYAGKRVVVIGSGATAVTLVPAMAATAGHVTMLQRTPSYILPISKSDATARRLKKVFGDERGHAMARRLGAFRQRAIWRFSRKFPKAARRLIRWITTKQLPAGYPVDEHFNPPYDPWDQRLCLVPDGDLFQSIRTGEAEIVTDRIATFTEKGLLLESGRELEADVIVTATGLNLQPFGGIPLTVDGAEVRLADTVTYKGMMLSGVPNLAFSIGYTTSSWTLKVGLLCEHFCRLLAHMDAHGHTVCRPEPADPAMPTRPFLNFGAGYVQRVVDQLPRQGDRLPWLTSMNYHSDIKLLRKGSVLDPELHFSRAALPTPVAHPAETVTG from the coding sequence ATGTCCTCTGCCTCCGCGCCGCCCGCTGTCGAGCACCTCGACGTCCTGATCGTCGGCGCCGGGATCTCCGGCATCGGCGCGGCGTACTACCTGCAGCGGGATCATCCGCACCGCTCGTTCGCGCTGCTCGAAGCGCGCGGGGCGACCGGCGGGACCTGGGACCTGTTCCGCTACCCCGGAATCCGGTCGGACTCCGACCTCTACACGTTCGGCTACGAGTTCAAGCCGTGGCGGGACGAGGACTCGATCGCCGACGCCCACAAGATCCTCGCCTACCTGCGGGAGACCACCGCCGAGCACGACCTCGACCGCCGGATCCGGCTCCACCACAAGGTTGTGGGCGCGGCCTGGTCCTCGGAGCAGGCGCGGTGGACGGTCGACATCGAGCGCACGGACACCGGCGAACGCACGACGCTCACCTGCGACTGGCTGTTCAGCGCCGGCGGGTACTACCGCTACGACGAGGGGTTCACCCCGCGCTTCGAGGGCCGGGAGCGCTTCGCCGGGACGATCGTCCACCCGCAGCAGTGGCCCGAGGACCTCGACTACGCGGGCAAGCGCGTCGTGGTCATCGGCAGCGGCGCCACCGCCGTCACCCTCGTGCCGGCGATGGCGGCGACCGCCGGCCACGTCACCATGCTGCAGCGGACCCCGAGCTACATCCTGCCGATCTCGAAGAGCGACGCCACCGCCCGCCGGCTCAAGAAGGTCTTCGGGGACGAGCGCGGGCACGCCATGGCCCGCCGGCTGGGCGCCTTCCGGCAACGGGCGATCTGGCGGTTCAGCCGGAAGTTCCCGAAGGCCGCGCGGCGGCTGATCCGCTGGATCACCACCAAGCAGCTGCCCGCGGGCTATCCGGTCGACGAGCACTTCAACCCGCCGTACGACCCGTGGGACCAGCGGCTGTGCCTGGTCCCGGACGGCGACCTGTTCCAGTCCATCCGCACCGGCGAAGCCGAAATCGTGACCGACCGGATCGCCACCTTCACCGAGAAGGGCCTGCTGCTGGAATCCGGCCGCGAACTCGAGGCGGACGTCATCGTGACCGCCACCGGGCTGAACCTGCAACCCTTCGGCGGCATCCCGCTGACCGTCGACGGCGCCGAGGTGCGCTTGGCCGATACCGTGACCTACAAGGGAATGATGCTCTCGGGCGTGCCGAACCTGGCCTTCTCCATCGGCTACACCACCTCGTCCTGGACGTTGAAGGTCGGCCTGCTCTGTGAGCACTTCTGCCGGCTGCTCGCGCACATGGACGCGCACGGCCACACCGTGTGCCGCCCCGAGCCCGCCGATCCGGCCATGCCGACCCGGCCGTTCCTGAACTTCGGCGCCGGCTACGTCCAGCGCGTCGTGGACCAGCTGCCCCGCCAAGGCGACCGGCTGCCGTGGCTGACCTCGATGAACTACCACTCCGACATCAAGCTGCTGCGCAAGGGCAGCGTGCTCGACCCCGAGCTGCACTTCTCCCGCGCGGCGCTGCCCACGCCCGTCGCACACCCGGCGGAAACGGTGACCGGCTGA